The window CCGGGCGGCAGGTCGAGCTGGTCCAGCGGCACGATGCCCTTGAGTCGGTCCAGTACGCGCAGCACCAGGTTTTCGCCATGCACGGTGGGCTGGGCGGCCACCCGGAAATCGATGGTACGGCCGCTGAGGAACAGCGAAATGCGCCCGTCCTGTGGCGCCCGCGTTTCCGCGATGTTCATGCCGCTCATGATCTTCAGGCGCACCACCATGGCCGGCCAGTAGGTCTTGTGCAGCGAGCGGATCTGGCGCAGCACGCCGTCGATGCGGTAACGGATGCGGATGAAGCTTTCTTCCGGTTCGAAGTGCAGGTCGGAGGCTTCGCGCTGCACGGCATCAGCCAGCAGGGCATCGATCAGCCGGACCACCGGCTGGCTGTATTCGCCTTGCCCCAGCGCCAGGCTGGCGGCATCCACTTCGCCGGTTTCGATCTCGCGCAGGATGCCGTCAATCGACAGTTCGTAGCCGTAATACTGGTCGATGGCCCGGTTGATGTCGCTTTCGCTGGCCAGCACCGGCACGATGTGGCGCAGGCGGTTGCCGGCCTGCAGGCGGATCTGGTCCAGCGCCACGATGTTGTTGGGATTGGCCATCGCCAGGGTCAGCTGGCCCGTGGCCTCGTCCCAGACCAGCGGAAACAGTGAATGGCGTTTGGCCTGCTCGCGCGGCACGTATGCAAGGGCGGCGCGGTCGACGACCAGTCGTGACAGGTCGACCGTACGGGTGCCGATTTTTTCCGACAGCGCCTCGCGCATGGCCGCTTCGGTAATGAAGCCCAGCCGGATCAGCATTTCGCCAAGTTTGGCACCGCTGCGTTTTTGCTCGGTCAGGGCGATGGCCAGCTGATCCTGGGAAATCAGTCCGCGCAGGACCAGCAGCTCGCCCAGCGGCAGGCGCGGCGCATTCATGGCTGCTCTCCGATTTCGGCCAGCCGGCGGCGGGCGGCCGTCCGGTCAAAGCGGGCATTGGCCGTTTCGGCCAGTTGCAGGGCTTCGGCATACTGGCGGGCTGCCAGGGTTGTTTCGCCCAGCCGGTCCAGCGTCACGGCGAGGTTGAAACGGTAGTCCGGCTGCATGGGCGCTGCGGCCACGGCAGCGAACCAGTGCGCTTGAGCCTGCATCCAGTCGCCTTGCTGCATGGCCTCCTGGGCTGCCGAGACTTCGGCCTGGCTGCTGGCCGGGGCGGCTGCCTGCATCCGGGCCGTCGGCGCCGGTGGCAGCAGTCTGGCGACGTCAGGTTCGTCATGCAGCGTGATCAGGCGCGTGCCGTCGGCTGCCAGACGGTTATGCAACAGGCCGGCCGGTGCCTTGTCTGTCGGATCGGCCGGTGGCGCCATGTCCTGTGGCTCGCTGGTGGCCGGTACGGAGGCTGCGGGAACGGCAGCGGGAGGCTGCGCCGGCAGGGGCAGGGGGGGGCCGCTGTCCAGCAGGTCGGCAAACGGATCGGGTTCGGCGGCAGGTGCTGATGCCGGCGCCACCGGTCGCGCTGGCCGTACCGGAAGCGGCGCTGCTTCGTCCGGCGCCAGCCACCACAACAGGCCGGCACTTCCCGTGCAGGACAGCAGCAGCAAACCCAGCAAATACCACGTCCGGGCCGGCAGTTGCGGCAGGCGGCGCGGAGCCGGGCGCGCCTCAAACAGGCGGCGGGCTTCGGCGGCGGTAGCGACAGGCGCGCTGGCCGGGCTGGCAATGGTCGTGGCGTTGCCGGCCGTAGTGCCTGAGTCAGCAGGCAGGACGGGGGCTACGGCCGAAGCGAGGGGCGAGGAAGCTGCCGGGGATGAGGATTGTGGTTGCATTCCGGCGTGACCGGGAGCCGGGCTCAAGGCTGGAGCCGGCATGTTGTCCTGATGCGTACCGGCAGGACGGGGCTGCGGCCCGGTCGCTGCGGTGGCCGGTGCAGGCAGGAAATCGGCCAGCTGCTCTGCGGTAGGAAACCCGGCGGAGACTCCGGCATCAGGGGCAAGGGAGGTCGTCCCCGGCATTGTCGACAGGCTGGTGCTGGCGTGCCGGGGCCGGGGGGCTTCGGGGGCAGTGATTGCTGAAGTCTCTGTCGCGGGCAGGGGAGCGTCCGCCGGGGCGAGGGACAGGGACGACAGACCCGGCGTTCTGGCCGGGCCAGGTGCCGGGGGCACGGCTGTCTGCGTGCGTGCTGTTGCAGCCTCTGTCGTGTCTGCCAGCGTCAGGGAACGGGCGGGTGACGGAGTGGCTGCTGGTACCGGAGCAGGTCGGGGAATGGTCTCCTGGACCAGACCGGACTGCCGGGCGGTTTCGGCACGTTTGAGGGCTTCGAGCAGGACACTCACTGGTAGTTCCCCTCGTAGGACAGGACACCGCCTATCTGGCGGAAATCCTGCCGGCCATCAAGAAAGCGGCTGTCGGGCAAGGCATTGCGCAGGGCTGACAGGTCTGTCGTGAGCGAAGGCTGGCTGACCAGTGTCGGCTTGAGGAAAACCACCAGTTCGGTCTTGCGTGCGCTTTCCTTGCGCAGGCCGAACAGGGCGCCCACGACCGGCAGCTGGGACAGGAGGGGGATGCCGTTGCTGTCCTTGTCGATCTTGTCCTGGATCAGCCCGCCCAGCACGCCGATCTCGCCGCTTTGCAGGCGCAGGGTGGATTCCAGCTCGCGTACCTGTAATTGCGGCACCAGGCCCAGGCCGGGATCGCTGGCGCCCTTGTCGGCCAGTACCAGCTGTACGGCCGGGTCCCGCTGGAAGCCGGTGATGTTGGTGATGGTCGGGCGCACGTTGAGCGAAACCCGGCCGTCCGGGGCGATTTGTGGCGTGATGTTCATCACGATGCCGACCGGGACGCTGTGCAGCTCGCTTTCGTAGGTGGTGGTCGGCGGGTTGGTGGTGGTACCCGGTTCGTACTTGATCTTGAGGGTGAAGTAGGGAACGTTGTCGACCACTTTCAGGATGGCGGACTGGTTGTTGAGTGCCATCAGCTTGGGGCTCGACAGGACACGGGTACGGCCAAAGCCTTCCAGCAGGCGGATGGCGGCCGAGAGGCTGCCGCTGCGGTAAAGGCCGGTAAAGGCCGGTGTGGTGGACCCCTGAAGGACCTGGCCGACCGTGCCGAAATACTGTGCCGGGTTGCCGGCATTCTGTGAGAGGCCGTTGCCGGAAAAATTGCTGGCGAACTGCCAGTTCTTGCCGTCTCCGATGCGGCTCCAGTCGACACCGGCCTGATAGTCACGCGTCAGTTCGACTTCGGCGATGGTGGCTTCGATCATGACCTGGCGCAGGCTGGCATGGCGGACCTGTGCCAGATAGGACTGCACCTGCTTTTGCTGGCGCTGGGTGCCGCGCACGACCAGCACGCCGGTTTCCGGGTTGACCATGACGTTGCGGACCGG of the Laribacter hongkongensis DSM 14985 genome contains:
- a CDS encoding pilus (MSHA type) biogenesis protein MshL, yielding MHHSRLLPFSPLLLVLLTGCQTPPRVMPSPQHLGQSDSPPAGSIPAPVPLPVPDQATVAAPVYSIIISRSAPVRELLASIAKDARINLDIHPQISGLVTLNAIRQTLPQILDRLARQVSLRWKLEHGTLIVEPDEPYLQEYTLDYVNISRVTKTEIDVNSGLASVGGNNAAASNGSSSRITTESSNGFWTTLQKNIEEMLRDKEKIVVTTQNGLPAMPRPAGSKPAAGSSGSMLDLMAGLNPVWQGGAATPAIPVPASTQRTETDPVRNVMVNPETGVLVVRGTQRQQKQVQSYLAQVRHASLRQVMIEATIAEVELTRDYQAGVDWSRIGDGKNWQFASNFSGNGLSQNAGNPAQYFGTVGQVLQGSTTPAFTGLYRSGSLSAAIRLLEGFGRTRVLSSPKLMALNNQSAILKVVDNVPYFTLKIKYEPGTTTNPPTTTYESELHSVPVGIVMNITPQIAPDGRVSLNVRPTITNITGFQRDPAVQLVLADKGASDPGLGLVPQLQVRELESTLRLQSGEIGVLGGLIQDKIDKDSNGIPLLSQLPVVGALFGLRKESARKTELVVFLKPTLVSQPSLTTDLSALRNALPDSRFLDGRQDFRQIGGVLSYEGNYQ
- a CDS encoding GspE/PulE family protein, with product MNAPRLPLGELLVLRGLISQDQLAIALTEQKRSGAKLGEMLIRLGFITEAAMREALSEKIGTRTVDLSRLVVDRAALAYVPREQAKRHSLFPLVWDEATGQLTLAMANPNNIVALDQIRLQAGNRLRHIVPVLASESDINRAIDQYYGYELSIDGILREIETGEVDAASLALGQGEYSQPVVRLIDALLADAVQREASDLHFEPEESFIRIRYRIDGVLRQIRSLHKTYWPAMVVRLKIMSGMNIAETRAPQDGRISLFLSGRTIDFRVAAQPTVHGENLVLRVLDRLKGIVPLDQLDLPPGQLDQLRLMMARPEGIILVTGPTGSGKTTTLYSVLNHLNSESVNIMTLEDPVEYPMAMVRQSSVSDTVKFDFASGIRSLMRQDPDVILVGEIRDHDTAEMAFRAAMTGHQVYSTLHTSSALGAIPRLLDIGVLPDIMAGNIVGVIGQRLLRKLCLHCREPYAAEEYEVRVLGLEAAGACLYRARGCPACHHSGYRGRLAVMEILRMTAGLDELVGRRATLQELKRHALAHGFRTLADDACAKVAAGRTTLEEVARVIDLTDRI